The Thermocrinis sp. genomic interval TTTTCAAAGACCTATTCTATGACAGGGTGGAGGGTAGGTTATGTAGCCTGTCCTGAGAGCTTCGCTAAAGTTATTGCAGACCTTAATAGCCAAACTATTTCCAATGCAACAACTTTTGCGCAGTATGGCGCCCTTGAAGCACTGAGAAATCCGGAAGGTAAGAAATTTATCCAAGCTATGCGGGACACTTTTCAAAAAAGGAGAGATCTGGCATACGAATTGTTAAACCATATCCCAAATGTCAGCGTGGTAAAGCCAAAAGGCGCTTTTTACATATTCCCAAATCTCAGCTACTACTCTGCTAAATTAGGCTCTGATCTTGTGCTGGCAGAATTTCTGTTAGAAAAGGGCAACGTGGCTGCAGTTCCGGGATCTGCCTTTGGAAGGGATGGCTACATAAGAATTTCCTACTGCGTTTCGGATGATGTCCTCAGGCAAGGAATACTCAGAATAGCAAAAACCCTGGAGCTATTAGAAAACTGAGATTGGTCATAGTTTAGAATCCGGAAGTTTATTTAAAATATTTGCAAAACTAAAAAGGAGGTTCAAATCATGGCTCAGACTGTTAATTTAAAGGGCAGTCCAGTTGCTCTATCTGGTCCAACTTTAGAAGTGGGGCAAAGAGCTCCAGAAGCAGTCGTAGTAACAAAAGACCTTCAAGAGAAGGCAATAGGGGGTGCAAAGAGCATAGTCCAGGTTATAGTTACAGTACCCTCTTTAGATACACCTGTATGCGAGACTGAAACTAAAAAGTTCAACGAGCTGATGGCTGGCATGTCTGGTGTGGATGTAACGGTAGTATCTATGGATCTGCCCTTTGCTCAGAAGAGGTTCTGCGAGAGTTTCAACATAGGCAATGTCACAGTGGCTTCTGACTTTCGTTACAGGGATATGGAAAAGTATGGAGTTTTGATATCTGAAGGTGTGCTAAAAGGTATTCTGGCCAGGGCAATTTTTGTTATAGACAAGGAAGGAATAATAAGATACGTCCAGCTTGTTCCAGAGATAACCCAAGAACCCAACTACGAAGAAGTTGTGCAAAAAGTAAAAGAACTCCTATAAACTCTTTCCCCCTCCTGGGGGTTTTTTATAGATATAGGCTGAAGACCTTATTATCATCTTTTGAATTTAAGCTAACATCTTTAAATTTACTTTCTCTTTTTCCCTCTTGCCCTTGTCTAAACTCCCATTGAAGGGTTTTCCCGTTTATGCCAAAGAACTCTACCCTTAAACCCATTTGTGATAGGCTTTCTAAAAGCCTGTAACTTTCGTGAGGTGTGGGTAATCTAATATCTTCTTTGAGATTCAGACTTATGTTCAGCCTATCTTTAACTAACCTTATCCTTAGGTCTCCATCTTCTAACTTTACGTGAAAAACTTTGTGTTCCTGTGTGCTGTAATGCTTACTGTTTCTAACCTCTTGAGTTGCTTTTAGCTCTTCCTCAAACTTTAAACTTGAGAATTTTGAGCCATAGATATCTGGGGATTCCCTTATCTTTTCCTTACCCTTTTCAGAGTAGGAGATATCAGGCTTATCAACGTCAGGACTGTGTTTTATAACACTCTCAGTTTTAATTTGAAAACCGCTGTTTTTAAGATTTACAGGTGTTGTATGTTTATCTTCGAAGGGAACCTTCGCTTGGGCAGGATTTTCTATATCTAGGATGTTGCTAAGCTTTTCAGGGTCAAGAGTTCTGTGTATAACATTTTCTTTATTGTGTTCATTGGTTGGATCTAAAGTTTCGGTTAGTTTTGAATAGTCCAGCTCAGGTTGTGTGCTTCCCCATGCTTCATGTTCGGTATCAACAAGAAGGTGCAGAGGCATATAATGGCTAAACTTCAAAGCTTCTTTATTCTTTAAATGAACCTGAAAAGAATTTACTAGGTTAGCTATGTTTTGCTTTAAACCTATTTTAGTTAAGTTTGTATGGGGATGTATATTTTCTTCAGAGTGTATAGCTTTGCTATTTTCATTGGGTTGAAAAGCGTTTTCCCTACTCGTATCCAAAATCTGAACTACGTATGTAAATGCTTGGGCATTTTCAAGAAACCTGTCCTTAAGAGAACGTTCCCTTTTAAGTGCGCCTCCTTCCTTCAGTAAATCCTCTTCTGGCTTATCAAAGACTAAGTCATCAGTTTTAGGGTTAGACACTTCACCACTTAAGATCATGTTTAGAATATGCTCAAAGCACAAACAATGATTAGGAAAGAGATGATTAGCGCTTTGGTTTTCTAAATTAAGCACTTGCTTATTAACCCCCTCTATTATTCTCATGGTTGGAGTCTAAAATATAAGCCGATGAAGGGCTTCTGTCAATATTTTTCTGGGGGCTGTTCTAAAAAACTATCCTCTTGTGAGTCCGATACAAATTTGTAAGCTACTTTCTTTCACAAATCCAGACATAGACCAATCAACAGATTCGCGCAAGACCAAAAATATACTCAGATGCTGTCATCATAACCCTGTTTGTTTATCAGAAACAAATCAATCTGTCCTTCAGAGAAGTCTTAGAGATAGCAAAAAAACAAGGAGTCCCTACCCATCCCTTTGTGATTACTACTACAGAGTTAACACATTGGATGAAAAACTCTTAGAAAGAATTGTTGAAGAAGGCGTAGAGGAACAGAAATTAAGATGGTTAGCTCTTTTTTCCAATGTGCCATTTATAGCGGATATAAGGATATGATGCAGTAGAGATTATCCAAAGGGTTCAAGAGCTTGGCTGTGAGCCTGCTATAGGTGTTAAAGAGACTTGAGAGTGTATGGCTATGAAAATGGCTTTAGCGTGTGCTATTTGGTGGAATTTCCACATGATAGCCCTCTGGCTTTATTCTTTACTTTTATGGTGGTTTTTAATAAAGTGCAGGATTTTTAGAACAGCTCCTAACAAACTTTGCCAAGACCTCTGCACCTGCTTTTTCGTTCAAAAAGATATGCTGTATGCTTCCACCGGTTGCGAACCTTTGCGTTTGGGAGGATACTTCTATTTGCTTTGCCAAGGACTGCCCTTCATAGGGTGGTTGGAACCCAGCGGTTAAGAATACTCCCGAACCTTCTAAGCTACCACCCACGTAGATCGGCTTTTCGTTGATCT includes:
- the tpx gene encoding thiol peroxidase: MAQTVNLKGSPVALSGPTLEVGQRAPEAVVVTKDLQEKAIGGAKSIVQVIVTVPSLDTPVCETETKKFNELMAGMSGVDVTVVSMDLPFAQKRFCESFNIGNVTVASDFRYRDMEKYGVLISEGVLKGILARAIFVIDKEGIIRYVQLVPEITQEPNYEEVVQKVKELL